The proteins below come from a single Ptychodera flava strain L36383 chromosome 6, AS_Pfla_20210202, whole genome shotgun sequence genomic window:
- the LOC139135794 gene encoding protein-glutamine gamma-glutamyltransferase K-like, translating into MATTGVLKPLPGVLSVRTPREATVDRAIPAPGRRIEDEGYKSTVVESRKLMIPVILSDLFGGVARSLFQWFGWTSENNNRDLEESRHYAGIGVKTVDFRVAENRKAHNTSDYAVDLIFRRGQPFDVVVEFDQIPDLHEQQIYLEVHLGEKPALHRNTLLRVPIDGEECGWIVKIQKQELATLFLTVCSPPTAVVGRCHLGVSIDVESRWSWRVDKAVLLWRSEPVYLLFNPWCKDDAVYLDDQKLREEYILSDTGLICTSRVRNRVRLRPWVFGQFEEGILEAAIHLLELGLSTQGRGNPVKVTRRMSAVVNSNDDDGVLVGNWSDDYSKGTPPGDWTGSAAILREYMQSLKPVRYGQCWVFSGVTTTLLRCLGIPTRSVTNYNSAHDTDCSMTIDKYFNEDGETVASENKDSVWNFHVWNECWMSRSDLPDGYGGWQLVDGTPQETSDGVYQTGPASLMAIKTGHVYYGYDTEFAFAEVNADVINWSVSFVNGKIVTRKKLRTCTKSIGKMILTKAVGKNKAENITSLYKFREGTEKERLAVQHACSHGSRPDTYVSREREVDFECEISVRPDISIGDDFDVTVKLTNKGKESCTVSKMFISCHACYYTGVVARKCRNVVINDITIQPNETTETSMEVAFTDYADVLVEHGAMKLDVMGQIKETNEIFAEEDNFALASPDLNMMIKAKNGSSNPKLGEEFTLAIDFINPLHNRLTDVQIFLESPKLQKPKSFSFRNQPAKQKVRYNIPFTPRTSGARKLVATMHCRELQGVTGYLEFDVQP; encoded by the exons ATGGCTACCACTGGAGTTCTAAAACCATTGCCAGGAGTTCTGTCGGTGAGAACCCCGAGAGAAGCAACAGTCGACCGGGCTATACCCGCCCCTGGGCGCAGAATTGAAGATGAGGGGTATAAAAGTACCGTTGTTGAATCGAGAAAGCTAATGATACCTGTGATTTTGTCAGACTTATTCGGTGGAGTTGCCCGGTCACTTTTCCAGTGGTTTGGATGGACTTCCGAGAACAACAATAGGG ACCTCGAGGAAAGTCGTCACTATGCGGGAATCGGTGTGAAAACAGTGGATTTTAGGGTGGCCGAAAATCGCAAAGCTCACAACACATCTGACTACGCAGTTGATCTGATTTTCAGAAGAGGTCAGCCATTCGACGTTGTTGTGGAGTTCGATCAAATTCCTGATCTCcatgaacaacaaatatatttGGAAGTTCATCTTG gagAAAAGCCTGCCTTGCATAGGAACACGTTATTGCGAGTTCCCATTGATGGCGAAGAGTGTGGATGGATAGTTAAGATTCAAAAGCAGGAACTTGCCACTCTTTTCCTAACTGTTTGTTCTCCACCAACTGCTGTGGTTGGTCGTTGTCATCTGGGTGTCTCTATCGATGTAGAAAGCCGATGGTCCTGGAGAGTAGACAAGGCAGTGTTGCTATGGAGATCCGAGCCGGTCTACTTGTTGTTTAACCCATGGTGTAAAG aCGACGCAGTATACTTGGACGATCAGAAACTGCGTGAAGAATATATTTTAAGTGATACTGGTCTGATATGTACCTCTCGTGTCAGGAATCGTGTGCGTCTTCGACCCTGGGTGTTCGGTCAG TTTGAAGAAGGTATACTGGAAGCAGCTATCCATCTGTTAGAATTGGGACTGTCTACCCAAGGACGCGGAAATCCGGTAAAAGTCACTCGGCGCATGTCGGCAGTG GTCAATAGCAACGATGACGATGGTGTGCTTGTCGGTAACTGGTCGGACGACTACTCTAAAGGGACGCCACCTGGTGACTGGACGGGAAGCGCAGCTATTCTGAGAGAGTACATGCAATCTTTGAAACCAGTTCGCTATGGACAGTGCTGGGTGTTCTCAGGAGTGACCACAACGT TATTGCGGTGCCTCGGTATACCAACTCGAAGCGTCACGAATTATAATTCAGCCCATGACACCGACTGTAGTATGACTATCGACAAGTACTTCAATGAAGACGGTGAAACAGTCGCCAGTGAGAACAAGGATTCTGTCTG GAATTTTCACGTTTGGAACGAATGTTGGATGAGTAGATCTGACTTGCCAGATGGATACGGAGGGTGGCAGCTTGTCGATGGAACACCACAAGAAACAAGTGACG GCGTATATCAAACTGGCCCTGCATCTTTGATGGCTATCAAGACGGGACACGTATACTACGGCTATGACACAGAGTTTGCTTTCGCCGAAGTTAACGCTGACGTCATAAATTGGTCAGTTTCGTTTGTTAACGGGAAGATTGTCACCAGAAAGAAACTGCGTACCTGCACCAAGTCAATCGGCAAGATGATCTTGACCAAGGCTGTGGGCAAGAACAAAGCTGAAAATATTACATCTCTGTACAAATTTCGAGAGG GAACAGAAAAGGAAAGACTTGCTGTCCAACATGCATGTAGTCATGGTAGCCGACCAGATACATATGTTTCCAGGGAAAGAGAAGTAGATTTTGAGTGTGAGATATCCGTTAGGCCAGACATTTCCATCGGGGATGACTTTGACGTCACCGTGAAACTGACAAATAAGGGCAAAGAATCGTGTACAGTCAgcaaaatgtttatttcatgtCACGCATGTTACTACACTGGAGTTGTTGCAAGAAAATGCAGAAATGTCGTAATAAATGACATTACCATCCAACCTAACGAAA CAACCGAAACTTCAATGGAGGTAGCATTTACAGACTATGCCGACGTTCTAGTCGAACACGGTGCAATGAAACTCGATGTGATGGGCCAGATCAAGGAGACCAATGAAATCTTTGCAGAAGAGGACAACTTTGCCCTGGCGTCTCCTGACCTGAATATGATGATTAAG GCAAAAAATGGTTCGTCGAATCCGAAACTTGGAGAGGAATTTACTTTGGCTATTGACTTCATTAATCCGCTCCACAACCGTCTCACTGATGTACAAATATTCCTTGAGTCTCCCAAGTTGCAGAAACCAAAGTCATTTTCGTTTCG GAATCAACCAGCAAAACAAAAAGTAAGATACAACATTCCATTCACACCGAGGACCAGCGGAGCAAGAAAACTTGTTGCAACGATGCACTGTAGAGAATTGCAAGGTGTCACTGGCTATCTAGAATTTGACGTCCAGCCATAA